Proteins encoded within one genomic window of Planctomycetota bacterium:
- a CDS encoding NAD(P)-binding domain-containing protein, with protein MISQPPTPSNGRYCLVGAGSSGLTVAKNLLALGLPFDCFEREDDVGGNWYYGRPASSVYASTHLISSKRYTEYTDFPMPAEYPPYPSHRQAWEYLRSYARHFDLYRHITFGVSIESIEPADGAWRVVTSDGRSQVYRGVVIANGHNWDPRWPDVPGTFNGTLLHSCQYKTPDVLAGRRVLVVGGGNSGCDIAVEAAQHAAEVHLSLRRGYHYVPKFLLGKPVDACNEWMLRKRLPLWLRRKISQVLLRLSVGRPESYGLPRPDHELYETHPIVNSQLPYFAGHGRIRVRPDLAEWCGNEVRFADGSQTPFDVVVCATGFKISFPFIDRRWLNCRDERPELYLNIFHPEFDTLCVAGLLQPDSGQWGLVDYQAQLIARFFASLDNVATFDKGATVAEQFRRAKANPSDDLGDGIHYLRSTRHQLEVEHFSYRERLKKWIAKFDVAKRD; from the coding sequence ATGATCAGCCAGCCCCCCACGCCATCGAACGGCCGATACTGCCTTGTCGGCGCTGGCTCGTCGGGGCTGACGGTGGCCAAGAACTTGCTGGCGCTAGGGCTGCCGTTCGATTGCTTCGAGCGCGAAGACGACGTCGGCGGCAACTGGTACTACGGCCGGCCGGCCAGCAGCGTGTACGCCTCGACGCACCTGATTAGCTCGAAGCGGTACACCGAGTACACCGACTTTCCCATGCCCGCCGAGTATCCCCCCTACCCCAGCCATCGGCAGGCGTGGGAATATCTGCGGTCCTACGCGCGGCATTTCGACCTGTACCGGCACATCACGTTTGGCGTGTCGATCGAGTCGATCGAGCCGGCCGACGGGGCCTGGCGCGTCGTCACGTCGGACGGGCGCTCGCAGGTCTATCGCGGCGTGGTGATCGCCAATGGTCACAACTGGGATCCGCGCTGGCCCGACGTGCCGGGTACGTTCAACGGCACGCTGCTTCATTCCTGCCAGTACAAGACTCCCGACGTGCTGGCCGGGCGGCGCGTGCTGGTCGTCGGTGGGGGCAACTCGGGCTGTGACATCGCCGTCGAAGCCGCGCAACATGCGGCCGAGGTCCACTTGAGCCTGCGGCGCGGATATCACTATGTTCCCAAGTTCCTGCTGGGCAAGCCGGTCGACGCGTGCAACGAATGGATGCTGCGCAAGCGATTGCCCTTGTGGCTCAGGCGGAAGATATCGCAGGTCTTGTTGCGTTTGTCGGTCGGGCGTCCCGAATCGTACGGCTTGCCACGGCCGGACCACGAGTTGTACGAGACTCATCCGATCGTCAATTCGCAGTTACCCTATTTCGCCGGTCACGGCCGGATTCGCGTGCGCCCTGATCTGGCCGAGTGGTGCGGCAACGAGGTGCGCTTCGCGGACGGCAGCCAGACGCCGTTCGACGTGGTCGTCTGTGCGACGGGCTTCAAGATTTCGTTTCCGTTCATCGACCGCCGCTGGCTCAACTGTCGCGACGAGCGGCCCGAGCTTTACCTGAACATTTTTCATCCCGAGTTCGACACGCTGTGCGTGGCGGGGTTGCTACAACCCGACAGCGGCCAGTGGGGCCTGGTCGATTATCAGGCGCAGTTGATCGCCCGGTTCTTTGCGTCACTCGACAATGTCGCGACGTTCGACAAAGGTGCAACCGTGGCCGAGCAATTCCGCCGAGCCAAGGCGAACCCAAGCGACGATCTCGGCGACGGAATTCACTATCTCCGCTCCACGCGACATCAGCTAGAAGTCGAACACTTCAGCTACCGCGAACGACTGAAGAAGTGGATCGCGAAGTTTGACGTGGCAAAGAGGGATTAG
- a CDS encoding response regulator: MTDVLVVDDSATERRVTGGLLAKAPGVSVRYAVDGQDALRQMEERLPELVLTDLQMPNLSGLELVVEVRRRFPLVPVVVLTSQGSEEAAVAALQRGAACYLSKSRQSDELLETIDTVLSATRANRHQGRLMDCLAETRWKYSLDNDIALIPPLVDQLRQDLARMQLCDETGLTRVGIAVHEALVNAVQHGNLEMKSELRESDECKYQALIEQRRREQPFSGRRVHVDVSVTHDEARIIIRDEGPGFDPSTLPDPTDPCNLERVYGRGLLLVRTFMEEVRHNSTGNQITMVKRRES, encoded by the coding sequence ATGACCGATGTGCTTGTCGTTGACGATTCCGCAACCGAACGCCGTGTCACCGGTGGGTTGCTTGCCAAGGCGCCGGGGGTGTCGGTGCGCTATGCGGTCGATGGCCAAGACGCGCTGCGTCAAATGGAAGAGCGCTTGCCCGAACTAGTGCTCACCGACTTGCAGATGCCCAATCTGAGCGGCCTGGAACTGGTCGTCGAAGTCCGACGCCGGTTTCCGTTGGTTCCCGTCGTGGTGCTTACGTCACAGGGTAGCGAAGAGGCCGCGGTGGCCGCGCTGCAAAGGGGGGCGGCCTGCTATCTGTCCAAATCGCGGCAGTCCGACGAACTGCTCGAAACAATCGACACCGTCTTGTCGGCCACGCGGGCCAATCGGCACCAAGGCCGGTTGATGGACTGTCTGGCCGAGACGCGTTGGAAGTACTCGCTCGACAATGACATCGCCTTGATTCCGCCGCTGGTCGATCAATTGCGGCAAGACTTGGCGCGAATGCAATTGTGCGATGAAACCGGGCTGACGCGCGTCGGCATTGCCGTACACGAAGCACTGGTCAACGCGGTCCAGCACGGCAACCTGGAAATGAAGTCCGAGTTGCGCGAGTCCGACGAGTGTAAATACCAGGCGCTGATCGAACAGCGTCGCCGCGAGCAACCCTTTTCCGGCCGGCGGGTGCATGTGGACGTCTCGGTCACTCACGACGAAGCGCGCATCATCATCCGGGATGAAGGCCCAGGCTTCGATCCTTCGACGCTGCCCGACCCGACCGATCCGTGCAACTTGGAACGGGTCTACGGTCGCGGGCTGCTGCTGGTCCGCACGTTCATGGAAGAGGTGCGGCACAACTCGACGGGCAATCAGATCACGATGGTCAAACGCCGCGAGTCATAG
- a CDS encoding peptidylprolyl isomerase: MPQVLLHTTKGDIVIELYEDQAPNAVANFISLVEKKFYNGLTFHRVIDGFMAQGGDPKGTGTGGPGYTIACECYRSDARKHQRGSLSMAHAGRDTGGSQFFLTFAATPHLDGKHTVFGQVIQGMDVCDRLQRIDPRLPNSSIRPDKILEARVLQKRNHPYVPKTTAE; this comes from the coding sequence TTGCCCCAGGTCTTGTTGCACACGACCAAGGGGGACATCGTGATCGAGCTTTACGAGGACCAGGCGCCGAACGCCGTCGCCAACTTCATCAGCCTGGTCGAAAAGAAATTCTACAACGGCCTGACCTTTCACCGCGTGATCGATGGATTCATGGCGCAAGGGGGCGATCCCAAGGGCACTGGCACGGGGGGCCCGGGCTACACGATCGCCTGCGAGTGTTACCGGAGTGACGCGAGGAAGCATCAGCGTGGCTCGCTGAGCATGGCCCACGCCGGGCGCGACACGGGCGGCTCGCAGTTCTTTTTAACCTTCGCGGCCACGCCGCACTTGGACGGCAAGCACACGGTCTTTGGCCAAGTGATCCAAGGGATGGACGTTTGCGATCGATTGCAGCGGATTGATCCGCGGTTGCCCAATTCGAGCATCCGCCCCGACAAGATTCTCGAAGCCCGCGTGCTGCAAAAACGCAATCATCCGTACGTTCCCAAGACGACTGCCGAGTGA
- a CDS encoding response regulator, which yields MQRATSSLVAKMSTFAVVLVVLTAGIVGGAAYRFAHVALEEQIQQGLAELVEDRESRVLGYIHQQLDWVGYLTTRPRMRSTLAEPVANEQVVASTRADWRRVMEDMRDNVPSFVSLRLADRQGRVIVTTEEGDALRDVSPLEAFQQGSQHRFISFPTRADDGRYLAWLAGPVRSRDELVGVLLVQINAEPLVDILRDRSHLQRSETVELLARRDGSGQSVLNAQLHVNQMDQPASPAVGEGATGFQQVRNQFGVPLLAAYGPVGYESWTIVAEVDLADAYRPLAELRNTLLGLLLVVLFVGGAAAHFLAKRLTWPVVQLARATEAVASGALTTRVEVPSTDEIGALASAFNRMTEELNNSYALLEQRVTERTRELAHSEEALRAQALILQSILNSMGDGVAVCDAQGKFLIFNPAAQRVLGIDPPADGTQPWTNHFGFMLSDRVTPYPFEELPLVRAMRGEPTDAVDIFVERPDHSQTWISSTGRPLVDEAGQTQGGVVVFRDITASRRADAALRQAEARYGLLVNSLPLVTWNKDLEGRFTFANRLWCERHAKTLPEILGKNDNDFSPPELANKYREDDRHVLETGQVFQAIERFRKPDGSEIYIQTFKAPVFDADGKIVGTQGMAWDVTPLKRTEEELRRAREEAEAASRAKSAFLANMSHEIRTPMNGIIGMSELLLDSPLSTEQRSHLTVIRESAESLLAVINAVLDFSKIEAGRLELDVHEFALRDAIGDIMRLLGVRIHTPRLELVADVSDDVPDRLLGDVGRLRQVLVNLIGNAIKFTAEGEVRLNISLAEAPPGELMLHFAVHDTGIGISPDIQETIFQPFEQADTSTTRRFGGTGLGLSISARLVELMHGKIWVESETGHGSVFHFTAQLQLAPAETVEPLNGALAPTESLQVLIVEDHPSQRAVLEKHFSAWHIPVTAVASAAAAREACRGASRPFTIALLDSLIGQDDGFELAHELHHEGWIEAAPIMLLNPGSQLADLGRCRQLQLQHYLVKPVKPSDLFDLLGKVADNLQRSNGEPVAPPQRHHNVQRLRILLAEDSQVNQLVAVRLLENRGHEVDVVNNGELALEALARDQFDVVLMDVQMPGMDGLTAAAEIRRREQGTGRHVPIIALTAHALAEDRQRCLDAGMDGYVSKPVRPKELFDAVERRGCPAEGATNGQPAPHPTGVVLDLDGALARLHDDRPLLADLVRVFLSECPKLEANLRTGMRERNVAAVRLAAHTIKGAVGNFLARPAFEAALRLETLARSGNLEQMDEAFPPLEVELQRLVAALHDVNLSG from the coding sequence GTGCAGCGCGCCACCTCGTCGCTGGTCGCCAAGATGTCGACCTTCGCCGTGGTGCTGGTGGTGCTGACCGCCGGCATCGTCGGCGGCGCTGCCTATCGGTTCGCTCACGTCGCGCTCGAGGAACAGATTCAGCAAGGACTGGCCGAGTTGGTCGAAGATCGTGAATCGCGCGTGCTGGGCTACATTCACCAGCAACTCGACTGGGTTGGCTACCTGACCACCCGTCCGCGAATGCGCTCGACGCTGGCCGAGCCAGTTGCCAACGAGCAGGTGGTTGCCTCGACCCGGGCCGATTGGCGGCGGGTGATGGAGGACATGCGTGACAACGTGCCCAGCTTCGTGTCGCTGCGGCTGGCCGATCGGCAAGGGCGCGTAATCGTAACCACCGAAGAAGGGGACGCGCTCCGCGACGTATCGCCACTCGAAGCGTTTCAACAGGGATCGCAGCACCGCTTCATCAGCTTTCCCACGCGAGCCGACGACGGGCGCTATTTGGCCTGGCTAGCGGGACCGGTGCGCAGTCGGGATGAACTGGTGGGCGTGCTATTGGTGCAAATCAATGCCGAACCGCTGGTTGATATTCTGCGCGATCGGAGCCACCTGCAACGATCCGAAACAGTCGAACTACTCGCGCGGCGCGACGGCTCCGGTCAAAGCGTGCTCAATGCTCAGTTACACGTCAACCAGATGGACCAGCCGGCTAGTCCCGCCGTCGGCGAGGGAGCCACGGGATTTCAACAGGTCCGCAACCAGTTCGGCGTGCCGCTCTTGGCGGCGTATGGCCCAGTGGGTTATGAGAGTTGGACGATCGTGGCCGAGGTCGACCTGGCCGACGCCTACCGGCCGCTGGCCGAGTTGCGCAACACGCTGCTGGGGCTGTTGCTGGTGGTGCTGTTTGTCGGCGGGGCGGCGGCCCATTTTTTGGCCAAGCGTTTGACCTGGCCAGTGGTGCAATTGGCCCGGGCGACCGAAGCGGTGGCCAGCGGCGCGCTGACCACGCGCGTCGAAGTGCCGTCAACCGACGAGATCGGCGCGCTAGCCAGCGCGTTTAACCGGATGACCGAGGAGCTGAACAACTCGTACGCGCTGCTGGAACAACGCGTGACCGAGCGGACCCGGGAACTGGCCCACTCGGAAGAGGCGTTGCGGGCCCAGGCGCTGATCCTGCAATCGATCTTAAACAGCATGGGTGACGGCGTGGCGGTCTGTGACGCCCAGGGAAAGTTCCTCATTTTCAACCCGGCGGCCCAGCGCGTGCTGGGGATCGATCCGCCGGCCGACGGCACCCAGCCCTGGACGAATCATTTCGGCTTTATGCTATCGGATCGTGTCACGCCGTATCCGTTCGAGGAGCTGCCGCTGGTGCGGGCAATGCGCGGCGAGCCAACCGATGCGGTCGATATCTTTGTCGAACGACCCGATCATTCGCAGACCTGGATCAGCAGTACCGGCCGCCCGTTGGTCGACGAAGCGGGTCAGACCCAAGGGGGGGTGGTGGTATTCCGAGACATCACCGCCAGCCGCCGCGCCGACGCCGCCCTGCGTCAGGCCGAGGCGCGGTACGGGCTGTTGGTGAACAGCCTGCCACTGGTGACTTGGAACAAGGATTTGGAAGGCCGGTTCACGTTCGCCAATCGGCTCTGGTGCGAGCGACACGCGAAAACATTGCCAGAAATTTTGGGCAAGAATGACAACGACTTCTCGCCCCCCGAACTGGCGAACAAATACCGCGAAGACGACCGACACGTCCTCGAAACCGGCCAGGTGTTTCAGGCCATCGAGCGGTTTCGCAAGCCGGACGGCAGCGAGATCTATATCCAGACGTTCAAAGCTCCGGTATTCGACGCCGACGGCAAGATCGTCGGCACGCAAGGCATGGCCTGGGACGTCACCCCGCTGAAGCGCACCGAAGAAGAGCTGCGCCGCGCGCGCGAGGAAGCCGAAGCGGCCAGCCGGGCCAAGAGCGCGTTCCTGGCCAACATGAGCCACGAGATTCGCACGCCGATGAACGGCATTATCGGCATGAGCGAATTACTGCTCGATTCGCCCCTGTCGACCGAGCAGCGCAGCCATCTGACCGTGATTCGCGAATCGGCCGAGTCGCTGCTGGCGGTGATCAATGCCGTGCTCGACTTCTCGAAGATCGAAGCCGGCCGATTGGAACTGGACGTCCACGAGTTCGCGCTGCGCGACGCGATTGGCGACATCATGCGATTGCTCGGCGTGCGCATTCACACGCCGCGGCTGGAGTTGGTGGCCGACGTGAGCGACGACGTACCCGATCGGCTGTTGGGAGATGTTGGGCGATTAAGGCAGGTGTTGGTGAACCTGATTGGCAATGCCATCAAGTTCACGGCCGAGGGAGAAGTGCGGCTGAACATCAGCCTGGCCGAGGCGCCGCCCGGTGAGTTGATGCTGCACTTTGCGGTCCACGACACCGGCATCGGCATTTCCCCCGACATTCAGGAAACCATTTTCCAGCCCTTCGAACAGGCCGACACCTCGACCACGCGGAGATTCGGCGGCACGGGACTGGGGCTGAGCATTTCGGCACGACTGGTCGAATTGATGCACGGCAAGATTTGGGTCGAAAGCGAGACCGGCCACGGCAGCGTGTTCCACTTCACGGCCCAGTTGCAGTTGGCGCCGGCCGAAACTGTCGAGCCGCTCAACGGCGCGCTGGCGCCGACCGAGTCGCTGCAAGTGCTGATCGTCGAGGATCATCCGTCACAGCGGGCCGTGCTGGAAAAGCACTTTTCCGCCTGGCACATTCCCGTCACCGCGGTGGCCAGCGCCGCGGCCGCTCGCGAAGCGTGCCGCGGCGCCTCGCGTCCGTTCACGATCGCGTTACTCGATTCGCTAATTGGCCAGGACGACGGCTTTGAGCTGGCGCATGAACTGCACCACGAAGGTTGGATCGAAGCGGCGCCGATCATGCTCTTGAACCCGGGCAGCCAACTCGCCGATTTGGGACGCTGCCGGCAATTGCAACTGCAGCACTATCTGGTCAAGCCGGTGAAGCCGTCCGATCTGTTCGACCTGTTGGGCAAGGTGGCCGACAACCTGCAGCGTAGTAACGGCGAGCCGGTCGCCCCGCCGCAGCGTCACCACAACGTGCAACGCTTGCGGATCCTGCTGGCCGAGGACAGCCAGGTGAACCAGTTGGTCGCGGTGCGACTGCTGGAGAACCGCGGCCACGAGGTGGACGTGGTGAACAACGGCGAGCTAGCGCTCGAAGCCCTGGCCCGCGACCAGTTCGACGTGGTGCTGATGGATGTGCAAATGCCTGGCATGGACGGCCTGACGGCGGCCGCGGAAATCCGCCGCCGCGAACAAGGAACGGGCCGCCACGTGCCAATTATCGCCCTGACGGCGCACGCCCTGGCCGAGGATCGGCAGCGCTGCCTGGATGCCGGCATGGACGGCTATGTCTCGAAACCGGTGCGGCCCAAGGAGCTGTTCGATGCCGTCGAACGGCGCGGCTGCCCGGCCGAGGGGGCGACCAATGGCCAGCCGGCGCCACACCCGACGGGCGTGGTGCTCGATCTGGACGGGGCGCTGGCCCGGTTGCACGATGACCGGCCGCTGTTGGCCGACCTGGTCCGGGTGTTTTTGAGCGAATGTCCCAAGCTAGAGGCGAATCTGCGGACGGGAATGCGGGAAAGAAATGTGGCGGCGGTTCGGTTGGCTGCCCATACTATTAAAGGGGCGGTGGGCAATTTCCTGGCCCGGCCAGCGTTCGAGGCGGCCTTGCGACTCGAAACTCTGGCGCGGAGTGGTAACCTGGAGCAGATGGACGAAGCGTTTCCCCCGCTTGAGGTCGAGCTACAGCGGCTGGTCGCCGCCTTGCACGACGTGAACCTGAGCGGTTAA
- a CDS encoding metal-dependent hydrolase: MKVVLLGTAGYHPSETRHTACVVLPEVGVVLDAGTGMFRLPRYLEGDELDIFLSHVHLDHVAGLTFLLDINAQHPLKRVTVHGEAEKLAAVQQHLLSEFLFPAPLGCTFQPLVGPTSLAKLGTLTSFPLEHPGGSIGFRLDWPGHSLAYITDTTARPNSAYIEKIRGVDLLLHECNFPTAKSEWAEFTGHSYTSAVAQVAKAAGVGRLVLIHVVPEEGVEDPVGLADAQRIFPRTELGQDHLVLEF, encoded by the coding sequence ATGAAAGTCGTTCTGCTCGGCACCGCCGGCTATCACCCCAGCGAGACACGGCATACCGCTTGTGTCGTTTTGCCCGAGGTGGGAGTCGTGCTCGACGCGGGCACCGGCATGTTCCGCCTGCCGCGTTATCTAGAGGGTGACGAGCTCGACATTTTCCTCTCGCATGTACACTTGGACCATGTTGCCGGCCTGACCTTCTTGCTGGACATCAATGCCCAGCACCCGTTGAAGCGCGTGACCGTTCACGGCGAAGCGGAAAAGCTGGCGGCCGTGCAACAACACCTGTTGAGCGAGTTTCTGTTTCCCGCGCCGCTGGGGTGTACGTTCCAGCCGCTCGTGGGGCCGACGTCGCTGGCCAAGCTGGGGACGCTGACGAGTTTTCCGCTCGAACATCCCGGCGGGTCGATCGGCTTCCGGCTCGATTGGCCTGGTCATTCGCTGGCGTACATCACCGACACGACGGCGCGGCCGAACTCGGCATACATCGAGAAGATTCGCGGCGTCGATCTGTTGCTGCACGAGTGCAACTTTCCGACCGCCAAGAGCGAGTGGGCCGAGTTCACCGGCCACAGCTATACCTCGGCCGTGGCCCAGGTGGCGAAAGCCGCCGGCGTGGGACGCTTGGTCCTGATCCACGTCGTGCCCGAAGAAGGCGTCGAAGACCCCGTGGGCTTGGCCGACGCCCAGCGCATCTTCCCGCGCACGGAACTCGGGCAGGATCACCTGGTGCTGGAGTTCTGA
- the ndk gene encoding nucleoside-diphosphate kinase yields the protein MERTLILFKPDCVQRRLVGQILSRFENKGLTPIAMKLMRVTPALAKQHYAEHVAKSWYPTLEGFITGGPIVAAVLEGLEAIRVVREMLGATNGLKAAPGTIRGDFSSSRQMNLVHASDGPEAAKREVELYFKADELISYEPTITPWMRAADET from the coding sequence ATGGAGCGCACGCTCATCCTGTTCAAGCCCGACTGTGTTCAGCGCCGCCTGGTCGGACAGATACTGTCACGTTTTGAAAACAAAGGTTTGACGCCCATCGCGATGAAACTGATGCGCGTGACGCCGGCCCTGGCCAAGCAGCACTATGCCGAACACGTCGCCAAGAGCTGGTATCCCACGCTCGAAGGTTTCATCACCGGCGGGCCGATCGTGGCCGCCGTGCTCGAAGGTTTGGAAGCGATTCGCGTGGTCCGCGAGATGCTCGGCGCGACCAACGGCTTGAAGGCGGCGCCCGGCACGATCCGCGGCGACTTCAGCTCGAGCCGGCAGATGAATCTGGTCCACGCTTCCGACGGCCCCGAAGCGGCCAAGCGCGAGGTCGAACTGTACTTCAAGGCCGATGAATTGATCAGCTACGAGCCGACGATCACGCCGTGGATGCGCGCGGCTGACGAAACCTAA
- a CDS encoding CinA family nicotinamide mononucleotide deamidase-related protein: MLRAEIVSIGDELTSGQRLDTNSQWLSQRLGEIGVPVVAHVTVADDRAANVEVFRQAVARAEIVIATGGLGPTADDLTREVLAEVAGVPLELDPAQLEHIQRIFSRRQRPMPERNRVQALFPVGSQPIFNPEGTAPGVAMRIPRADGTACHVFALPGVPAEMFQMWAGSVRPALFELGAGQQVLVHHRIKCFGVGESDLEQMLPDLIRRGRVPQVGITVSDATITLRLTAAGLNEAACREQMRSTIDTIHECLSSLVFGEEEDELEDVVLRQLAQAGATLATVEWHTAGLLARSLSRGETASPTFAGGVILRAGDKASAGLTAPVAAAAADLARAIAAYPSGPASEIEAAARRLATAAREAWGTDYALIVGPARVLAGAAGEAGDVPLALATRDRAKARTVSLAGHSALIRPRLAKQALDFLRLAQLNPASLDDSAR; encoded by the coding sequence ATGCTCAGAGCGGAAATCGTTTCGATCGGCGATGAATTGACCAGCGGCCAGCGTCTGGACACCAACAGCCAATGGCTCAGCCAACGGCTCGGCGAGATCGGCGTGCCGGTGGTCGCTCACGTGACGGTCGCCGACGATCGTGCGGCCAACGTCGAGGTGTTTCGCCAGGCGGTCGCCCGAGCCGAGATCGTGATCGCGACCGGCGGGCTGGGGCCGACCGCCGACGATCTGACGCGCGAAGTGCTGGCCGAGGTGGCCGGCGTGCCACTGGAACTCGACCCGGCTCAGCTCGAACACATTCAGCGCATCTTCTCGCGCCGCCAGCGCCCCATGCCCGAGCGCAATCGAGTCCAGGCTCTGTTCCCAGTCGGCAGCCAACCGATCTTCAATCCCGAGGGGACCGCGCCGGGCGTGGCCATGCGCATTCCGCGCGCTGACGGCACGGCTTGCCATGTGTTTGCCCTGCCCGGCGTGCCGGCCGAGATGTTCCAGATGTGGGCCGGCTCGGTTCGCCCTGCCCTGTTCGAGTTGGGCGCCGGCCAGCAAGTCTTGGTCCATCATCGGATCAAATGCTTTGGCGTCGGCGAAAGCGACTTGGAACAGATGCTCCCCGACCTGATCCGCCGTGGCCGAGTGCCACAGGTGGGCATCACCGTCAGCGACGCCACGATCACGCTACGGCTCACCGCTGCTGGTCTCAATGAGGCCGCCTGTCGCGAGCAGATGCGGTCGACGATCGACACGATTCACGAGTGCCTGAGTTCGCTCGTCTTCGGCGAGGAGGAGGACGAGCTTGAGGATGTTGTCTTGCGCCAGCTCGCTCAGGCTGGCGCGACGTTGGCGACGGTCGAGTGGCACACGGCCGGGCTCTTGGCCCGCAGCCTGAGCCGTGGCGAGACGGCCAGCCCGACCTTCGCCGGCGGGGTCATCCTGAGGGCGGGGGACAAGGCGTCGGCGGGTTTGACCGCTCCGGTCGCCGCGGCGGCTGCTGACTTGGCAAGAGCCATCGCCGCTTACCCGAGCGGGCCAGCCAGCGAAATCGAGGCGGCAGCTCGCCGGCTGGCCACGGCGGCCCGCGAGGCCTGGGGGACCGACTATGCGTTGATTGTCGGGCCGGCGCGAGTTCTGGCCGGCGCGGCGGGCGAGGCGGGCGATGTGCCCCTGGCCCTGGCCACGCGGGACCGGGCCAAGGCCCGAACCGTGAGCCTGGCCGGGCATTCGGCCCTGATCCGGCCGCGGCTGGCCAAGCAGGCGCTCGATTTCCTTAGGCTGGCCCAGTTGAATCCTGCTTCGCTGGACGATTCGGCTCGCTAA
- a CDS encoding beta-hydroxyacyl-ACP dehydratase, which translates to MAEKELIIDPGQIDLDRVVADTAAIRRANPQRFEMEQLTAVVHTDPEQHICVGYLDLKPDAFWARGHMPGMPLMPGVLMCEAAAQLSSYYVVSTKLMSENAILGFGGLDGVRFRDPVLPGARLVVAIKLTKMRKDVMMVFRFQEFVDRVLVCEGELRGVALPLDRLRTGETSK; encoded by the coding sequence TTGGCCGAGAAAGAACTGATCATCGACCCGGGGCAGATCGACCTCGACCGGGTGGTGGCCGACACAGCAGCGATACGCCGCGCGAATCCACAGCGCTTCGAGATGGAGCAGTTGACGGCGGTGGTCCACACCGATCCCGAGCAGCATATCTGCGTCGGGTACTTGGACCTGAAGCCCGACGCCTTTTGGGCGCGCGGGCACATGCCTGGCATGCCCCTGATGCCGGGCGTGCTGATGTGCGAGGCGGCGGCACAGTTGTCGAGCTACTATGTCGTCAGTACCAAGCTGATGTCCGAGAATGCCATCCTCGGGTTCGGCGGCCTGGACGGAGTACGTTTTCGCGACCCGGTGTTACCCGGCGCGCGGCTGGTCGTGGCGATCAAGCTGACCAAGATGCGGAAAGACGTGATGATGGTCTTCCGCTTCCAGGAGTTCGTCGATCGCGTGCTGGTCTGCGAGGGAGAGCTGCGGGGCGTGGCGCTGCCGCTCGACCGGCTGCGCACTGGGGAGACGAGCAAGTAG
- a CDS encoding acyl-CoA thioesterase encodes MPAIFEFAHRVRPDEIDSLGHANNLAYLQWFVRAAVAHSAAQGWPTEAYFKLGAGWVVRRHEIKYLRSALVDEELVVRTWLAQSRKFSCLRRYQLRRVSDGEIMAAGETEWAFITFATGNLARIPDEVASAFVMVPNGEAT; translated from the coding sequence ATGCCGGCCATCTTCGAGTTTGCGCATCGCGTGCGCCCAGACGAGATCGACTCGCTGGGCCATGCGAACAACCTGGCCTACTTACAGTGGTTCGTGCGCGCGGCCGTGGCCCATTCGGCGGCCCAGGGGTGGCCGACCGAGGCGTATTTCAAACTCGGCGCTGGTTGGGTCGTGCGGCGGCACGAGATCAAGTATCTGCGTTCGGCGCTGGTCGACGAGGAGTTGGTCGTGCGCACGTGGCTGGCCCAGTCGCGCAAGTTTTCCTGCCTGCGGCGCTATCAGCTGCGTCGCGTGAGCGACGGCGAAATCATGGCGGCCGGCGAAACCGAGTGGGCGTTCATCACCTTCGCCACCGGCAACTTGGCGCGCATTCCGGACGAAGTGGCCAGCGCCTTTGTCATGGTGCCCAACGGCGAAGCGACGTAG
- a CDS encoding transposase: protein MPKRVIYDQESHAQFVTFSCYRRRRLLDDDQSKRCVLGALNAQLRRLMGKCVGFVVMPDHVHAILWFAKPGELSEAMKQWKRTSGIRIKELFAKTLTNYGQVTDQAEPTWQAKYHTFNLYSRQKIEEKLSYMHLNPVRAGLVAQATDWRWSSARWYEEHRTVGVPITWPE from the coding sequence ATGCCGAAACGAGTAATCTACGACCAGGAATCACATGCCCAGTTCGTGACATTTTCTTGTTACCGACGGCGGCGATTGCTTGACGACGACCAGTCCAAAAGGTGCGTCCTCGGCGCGTTGAACGCCCAATTGCGTCGACTAATGGGCAAATGCGTCGGCTTTGTCGTCATGCCCGATCACGTCCACGCCATCCTCTGGTTCGCCAAACCGGGAGAATTGAGCGAAGCAATGAAGCAATGGAAGCGAACGAGCGGCATTCGCATCAAAGAGTTGTTCGCAAAAACGCTAACTAACTACGGCCAAGTGACCGATCAGGCCGAGCCGACCTGGCAAGCGAAATACCACACGTTCAACCTCTATTCACGCCAGAAGATTGAAGAAAAGCTCAGCTACATGCACCTGAATCCCGTTCGAGCGGGATTGGTTGCCCAGGCGACCGATTGGCGTTGGAGTTCGGCACGCTGGTACGAGGAGCATCGTACTGTGGGCGTGCCGATTACTTGGCCGGAGTGA